The Deltaproteobacteria bacterium genomic interval CTTCTTCACGGACGGAGACGGGCAGTTCGACGTGAACGAGATCGAGAGGCTGCTGCCGTACGTGCCCGAGCACGACGTCGTGATTGGCTATCGCATCGACCGCGCCGAAGGCGGCCTCAGGCGGGTCAACGCCGGAGCGTGGAACTGGCTCGTGCGACGCCTCTTCGGCATTCCGTCGCGCGACGTGGACTGCGCCTTCAAGCTGTTCGACCGCCGGGTGTTCGACGTCGTGAAGCCCGAGGCCGAGGGCGCCATGATCAGCACCGAGATCCTCGCGCGCACGGTGCGCGCCGGCTTCCGGATCACCGAGGTGGGCGTCCATCACTTTCCGCGCCGGCACGGGAAGCCGACCGGGGCGAACCCTCTCGTGATCGCGCGGGCGTTCTATGAGCTCTTCAAGCTGTACCGGCGCATCACCCGCGAATCCGCCGCGCGAGGGTGATGCGCCGGGCTAGCTGACGACTCGCGGCAGCGAGCCGCGCAAAGAGCCCGGATGAAATCGTAGGCCACCGTGCTCGAGCGCTTCTCGCAGCGTCGCGACGGTGCCGCGAAAGAGCTCGGACCGTGCATTCAGTACGCAACGTCCCGCCTCGGCCGGCGGCAGGAGCTTCACCACCGCGCGAGCCGAGTCGAGAATGAGGTGCCAGCGATGCGAAAGTACGGCGGCATCCGGCGGCTCGCCGTCGAAATCCAGGGCGGAACTCGGTGACAGCCATCCCCGGATTTCCCCTGCGCGCATGAACGCTGCCCGGTCACCATGGCGCTCGATGTAGTCGAGAACTCGCAGCGTTTCCGTTTCGGTCGCGGGATAGTAGTCGGCTCGCAGAGACCACAGGCAGCGATCACGATAGTCGTCCACGAGCCGGCGGACCGCAACCTCGATTGCTTCCGCCTCCGGCCGCATGACGGCAACGGGAGCAGGCCCGCCGGCGGGGCGACAATGCTTCACGCGCCTGTCTGCTGCGTTTGCTAGGGACAGCTCGTCGCGATGCAGGTCCTCGTCGGGAGGACGATCGATCCGGGGCCCGGTAGGCCCGCGGCGGCGTTGACGGCGCCGCTCCGCGTTTCGCCGATGCAGAACGTTCCGACCTGGATCGGCCGCGTCTGACTCGGCGTGCCCGTGCGGGTGACCGGCCCGTTCGGCGCGCCAGCGGCATCGGTCGGTCCGAGGCAGCCGCGGGGCCTCGTCGAGCAGCCGTCGCCGTCCATGGGGCAGTCAGCGTCGGTCGTGCACGAGCGGAAGGTCTCGATCGCGCACAGCGAGTCGATGGGTCCGGCGTCGCACGCGCCCTCGCCGCCGCCGGCGACGCTGCAGACGCCGTCCTGGCACTGGTTCGGCTGGAGCTGGTTCGCGCAGTAGCAGGGCGCTCCGCTCGCCGCCGCGCCGACGCAGCTCGCCGCCGGGGCGAGCTCGCGGGTGCCGGTCGTGAGGTTCAGGGGGAGAGTCGAGCTGCCGATGTCGGCGCTCGCGCTCGGCGGGCAGTCGAAGCTCGTGTTCCCGAAGAACGGCGTCGTGCCGTCGGTGGTGCAGGGTTGGCCGTCGC includes:
- a CDS encoding glycosyltransferase family 2 protein, coding for MSRLPGISAFFPAYNEEANVGAMVERLHGVLPRVSDDYEIIVVDDGSQDRTAEIADGLAAADPRVRVVHHPQNRGYGGALKSGFAASRKAYVFFTDGDGQFDVNEIERLLPYVPEHDVVIGYRIDRAEGGLRRVNAGAWNWLVRRLFGIPSRDVDCAFKLFDRRVFDVVKPEAEGAMISTEILARTVRAGFRITEVGVHHFPRRHGKPTGANPLVIARAFYELFKLYRRITRESAARG